Part of the Salvelinus sp. IW2-2015 unplaced genomic scaffold, ASM291031v2 Un_scaffold3922, whole genome shotgun sequence genome, TTAACACACCTATCTACTATTTAACTTAAACGTAATTTGCTTGTTAAATGTACAAATGTGTTGATTATACTGAGTCTAGCACTAAGCTTatcgctaatgctagctagcccgACCATGAggtcactaagctactctcctcctTCTAAAGAAGAGGTGGTcggctggacggagaaagaagctctgacACTGAACATTGTcatgaaaggagaggaagaagctttcagaatgaaagaggaggaagaggaggccataacattgaaagaagaagagaaggaacattttagagtgaaagaggaagaggggatagaAGTTTTCAGAATGCaaaatgaggaagaggaggccataacattgaaagaagaagagaaggatgttacagtgaaagaagagaaagaacattttagagtgaaagaggaagaggggatagaggctgtcacagtggaagaagaggaggtagaaactttcagaataaaaaaggaggaagaggaggatgtaacattgaaagaagaggaagaacatTTTAGAGTGAAAGATGAAGAGGGGATAGAGGCTGTCAcagtggaagaagaggaggtagaCGCCTTCAGAatgaaaaaggaggaagaggaggatgtaacattgaaagaagaggaagaacatTTTAGAGTGAAAGATGAAGAGGGGATAGAGGCTGTCACAGTAGAAGAAGAGGAGGTAGAAGCTTTCAGAatgaaaaaggaggaagaggaggatgtaaCATTGAACAAAGAAGAGGAGGATGTtttgggagaggaagaggagactgaagatctgattaacaccagtgagtactgtcttaaaaacacAGCCagaaactctgcagttgttgaactaatGTGTGGTTTTATAGCCAAAGGGGCATTGCACTGAAATGTGCTCCTcaccagaaccccaaatataagctcgTAAAGCTCAGTTGGGTGTAAACAATgcaaat contains:
- the LOC139026119 gene encoding cilia- and flagella-associated protein 251-like → MLASPTMRSLSYSPPSKEEVVGWTEKEALTLNIVMKGEEEAFRMKEEEEEAITLKEEEKEHFRVKEEEGIEVFRMQNEEEEAITLKEEEKDVTVKEEKEHFRVKEEEGIEAVTVEEEEVETFRIKKEEEEDVTLKEEEEHFRVKDEEGIEAVTVEEEEVDAFRMKKEEEEDVTLKEEEEHFRVKDEEGIEAVTVEEEEVEAFRMKKEEEEDVTLNKEEEDVLGEEEETEDLINTRERPDSHSDSGKSPSGGPDQ